The Henckelia pumila isolate YLH828 chromosome 2, ASM3356847v2, whole genome shotgun sequence genome includes a window with the following:
- the LOC140879468 gene encoding rac-like GTP-binding protein 3, whose translation MAANASRFIKCVTVGDGAVGKTCMLICYTSNKFPTDYIPTVFDNFSANVVVEATTVNLGLWDTAGQEDYNRLRPLSYRGADVFVLAFSLVSRASYENIVKKWIPELQHFAPGIPVVLVGTKLDLREDKLYLANHPGLVPVTTAQGEELRKQIGASYYIECSSKTQQNVKAVFDAAIKVVIKPPQKQKEKKRPRRRCSRTGFFCGRCVCSE comes from the exons ATGGCTGCAAATGCTTCAAGATTCATCAAGTGTGTGACTGTGGGTGATGGCGCTGTAGGCAAGACCTGTATGCTTATTTGCTACACCAGCAACAAGTTCCCCACT GACTACATCCCAACTGTGTTTGATAACTTTAGCGCAAATGTGGTGGTTGAAGCAACTACAGTCAACTTGGGCCTTTGGGACACAGCCG GTCAAGAAGATTACAATAGATTGAGGCCATTGAGTTACCGAGGAGCGGATGTATTCGTGTTGGCGTTTTCATTAGTTAGCCGTGCTAGCTATGAGAACATAGTCAAGAAG TGGATCCCTGAGCTTCAGCATTTCGCTCCTGGAATTCCTGTGGTACTAGTCGGCACCAAACTCG ATCTTCGTGAGGATAAGCTCTACTTAGCCAATCATCCTGGATTAGTTCCTGTTACCACCGCGCAG GGGGAAGAGCTGCGTAAACAGATTGGTGCCTCTTACTACATTGAATGCAGCTCTAAAACTCAACAG AATGTGAAAGCCGTGTTCGATGCTGCTATTAAGGTCGTAATCAAGCCACCACAAAAGCAAAAGGAGAAGAAAAGGCCGCGTAGAAGATGTAGCAG GACTGGCTTCTTCTGTGGACGATGTGTTTGTTCGGAATGA